The proteins below are encoded in one region of Leptotrichia sp. oral taxon 218:
- a CDS encoding SPFH domain-containing protein: MGVILLPLIIILLAFFAVLVLKAIRIVPESKVYIIEKLGKYYQSLDSGLSFINPFFDKVARVVSLKEQVVDFPPQPVITKDNATMQIDTVVYFQITDPKLYTYGVERPISAIENLTATTLRNIIGDMTVDQTLTSRDVINTKMRKELDDATDPWGIKVNRVELKSILPPADIRVAMEKEMKAEREKRANILEAQAKREAAILVAEGEKQAAILRAEAKKEQQIKEAEGEAEAILSVQKAKAEALRVLNEAAPNDKVLSLRGLEAFEKAADGRATKIIIPSNMQNLANLATVFSELTKKDEITNK, from the coding sequence ATGGGAGTTATATTATTACCGTTAATCATTATTTTACTTGCTTTTTTTGCAGTTTTAGTACTAAAAGCAATAAGAATTGTGCCAGAATCAAAAGTTTACATTATAGAAAAACTGGGGAAATATTATCAATCATTAGATTCTGGATTAAGTTTTATAAATCCTTTTTTTGACAAAGTGGCAAGAGTTGTCTCGTTAAAAGAACAAGTTGTGGATTTTCCCCCACAGCCAGTAATCACAAAAGATAACGCCACAATGCAAATTGACACAGTCGTATATTTTCAGATAACAGACCCAAAACTATATACTTACGGAGTTGAACGACCAATTTCAGCAATTGAAAATTTGACTGCAACAACTCTAAGAAATATTATTGGGGATATGACAGTCGACCAGACTTTAACTTCAAGAGATGTCATTAACACAAAAATGCGAAAAGAATTGGACGATGCGACAGATCCTTGGGGAATAAAAGTAAACAGAGTTGAGCTAAAAAGTATTTTACCACCTGCAGACATAAGAGTTGCGATGGAAAAAGAAATGAAAGCTGAAAGAGAAAAAAGAGCAAATATTTTGGAAGCACAGGCAAAAAGAGAAGCGGCTATTTTAGTTGCAGAAGGAGAAAAACAGGCAGCCATTTTAAGAGCAGAAGCAAAAAAAGAACAGCAGATTAAAGAAGCTGAAGGGGAAGCAGAAGCAATCTTATCAGTTCAAAAAGCAAAAGCAGAAGCTCTAAGAGTTTTAAACGAAGCTGCTCCGAACGACAAAGTGCTATCTTTAAGAGGACTAGAAGCATTTGAAAAAGCGGCAGATGGAAGAGCCACAAAAATTATTATTCCAAGCAACATGCAAAATTTAGCAAACCTTGCAACTGTATTTTCTGAACTGACAAAAAAAGATGAAATTACAAATAAATAA
- a CDS encoding NfeD family protein → MGELFWAIATAVFAILEIIIPGLVTIWLSLAALVLTGLSFFMRNPVVEVFIFSVLSVIFVIFTRPVLKNYIEKSKKTNFNSKMIGNEIKIEEILNLTNSKKEYEVKFKGVIWKGISEDVFKKDEIAKIKGFVGNKIILEKIKKEK, encoded by the coding sequence ATGGGAGAATTATTTTGGGCAATAGCAACTGCAGTATTTGCAATACTTGAAATTATTATACCAGGACTTGTGACAATTTGGTTATCCCTTGCAGCACTTGTTTTAACTGGATTATCTTTTTTTATGAGAAATCCTGTCGTCGAAGTCTTTATTTTCTCAGTTTTATCAGTAATTTTTGTAATTTTCACAAGACCTGTCTTAAAAAATTACATTGAAAAAAGCAAAAAAACAAATTTTAATTCCAAAATGATAGGAAATGAGATAAAAATCGAAGAAATTTTAAACTTAACAAACTCAAAAAAAGAGTATGAAGTTAAATTTAAAGGAGTCATTTGGAAAGGAATCAGCGAAGATGTCTTTAAAAAAGATGAAATTGCTAAAATAAAAGGTTTTGTTGGAAATAAAATTATTTTAGAAAAAATAAAGAAAGAAAAGTAA